In the genome of Pseudomonas fluorescens, the window CGCGCCTGTCCAACGAAGGTGAGCGGGTGTTGCGCCTGTACCAGAAGCTGCAAGCCTTGCAGGCCCAGGTGCTGGAAGCTGCTGAAGACGCGAGCGACTTCGACCTGCTCGGGCGCCTGATGCTGCGCACCAGCGCGCGCAACCAGTTGCACGGCAAGGTGGTGGCGATCGAACCTCAGGGGCGCAACGACCTGATTCGCCTCAAAGTCGCAGAAGGCGTGCTCGTCGACGCGCAGATCACCCACGACAGCACCGAGCGCCTGGAGCTGCAAATCGGCACCGACGTCGTGGCATTGATCAAGGCCGGCTGGCTCGACGTGCTGAAAATCGATTCCGCAGAAACGCCTGGGAACAATTGCCTCAGTGGCATCATCGAAAAAATTCTCGACGCCGACGATGGCCCCAGCGAAGTGCGCATCACCCTGCCCAACGGCCTGACGCTGTGCGCATTGGCCGAATCGAGGCATCTGCAGGCATTGGGGCTGACGTCCGGCAAACCGGTGCGCGTGGAGTTTTCGCCGTCCAGGGTTCTGCTGGGCACGCCGCTTTAAACAAAACTGCAACAAAA includes:
- a CDS encoding TOBE domain-containing protein, with amino-acid sequence MSLPTLLSQHIVRRPQRIALLQHIAEQGSITRAAKSAGLSYKAAWDAIDELNNLAQKPLVERIVGGKGGGGARLSNEGERVLRLYQKLQALQAQVLEAAEDASDFDLLGRLMLRTSARNQLHGKVVAIEPQGRNDLIRLKVAEGVLVDAQITHDSTERLELQIGTDVVALIKAGWLDVLKIDSAETPGNNCLSGIIEKILDADDGPSEVRITLPNGLTLCALAESRHLQALGLTSGKPVRVEFSPSRVLLGTPL